GACATCACCAAGTTCGACGCGGGCCGCCTGACCCAGATTGCGGCCGACAAAGCGGCCGGCTCGGTGAATGCCAAGGCCATTGAGCCCGGCAAGTACACCGTGATTCTGGAGCCCGCGGCGCTGGTGGCCAACACCGACGCCTCGCTGCTCCAGGCCCTGATGAGCGCCATGGATGCCCGCGCCGCCGACGAAGGCCGCAGCTTCCTGAGCAAGAAGGGCGGCGGCAACAAGAAGGGCGAAAAGCTGTTCGACGAGCGGGTCACCATCTACTCCGACCCGACCAGCGCCGACATTCCCGACCGGGTATTCGCCAATGACGGCCGGCCGCAGAAGAAAGTAACCTGGATTGAGAAGGGCGTGGTCAAGAACCTGTACTCGTCGCGCTTCTGGGCCCAGAAAGCTGGTATTCCCGACATTCCGCCGCCCGGCGGCTGGATTATGGAGGGCGGCACCCAGAGCGTGCAGGACATGATCAAGGGCACGGCCAAGGGCATTCTGGTGACCCGCCTGTGGTACATCCGCCCCGTCGACCCGCAGACGCTGCTCTACACCGGCCTGACCCGGGACGGAACCTTCTACATCGAGAACGGCAAGATCAAGCACCCGGTGAAAAACTTCCGCTTCAACGAAAGCCCCATCATCATGCTCAACAACCTGGAAGCCATTGGCCGGCCCCAGCGCGTGGGCGGCAACATGGTGCCCCCGCTGAAAAT
This window of the Hymenobacter aquaticus genome carries:
- a CDS encoding TldD/PmbA family protein, with translation MAILTKDEAQAILKKVLSFSTANECEATLNGEMGGNVRSARNAISTAGAVENVQLIVESRFGKRSGIATCNEFDDATLRRCVQRAEEIAKLAPESPEYMPLLGPQQYLDGSKAYAQSTANITPDYRAQQTAASLQLCEKRKLSSAGFLNDSTGFLAKLNNKGLEVYQRYTGLEYSVTVRTPDGTGSGYATADYNDITKFDAGRLTQIAADKAAGSVNAKAIEPGKYTVILEPAALVANTDASLLQALMSAMDARAADEGRSFLSKKGGGNKKGEKLFDERVTIYSDPTSADIPDRVFANDGRPQKKVTWIEKGVVKNLYSSRFWAQKAGIPDIPPPGGWIMEGGTQSVQDMIKGTAKGILVTRLWYIRPVDPQTLLYTGLTRDGTFYIENGKIKHPVKNFRFNESPIIMLNNLEAIGRPQRVGGNMVPPLKIRDFTFTSLSDAV